From the unidentified bacterial endosymbiont genome, one window contains:
- a CDS encoding valine--tRNA ligase, whose product MEKTYNPRDIEQPLYEHWEQQGYFKPNGDESKESFCIMIPPPNVTGSLHMGHAFQQTIMDTMIRYQRMQGKNTLWQAGTDHAGIATQMVVERKIAAEEGKTRHDYGRDAFIDKIWQWKAESGGTITRQMRRLGNSVDWERERFTMDEGLSNAVKEVFVRLYKEDLIYRGKRLVNWDPKLRTAISDLEVENRESKGSMWHIRYPLADGAKTADGKDYLVVATTRPETLLGDTGVAVNPEDPRYKDLIGKFVVLPLVNRRIPIVGDEHADMEKGTGCVKITPAHDFNDYEVGRRHALPMINILTFDGDIRESAEVYDTKGEETDVYSSAIPAEFQKMERFAARKAIVAAVDALGLLSDIKPHDLTVPYGDRGGVVIEPMLTDQWYVRADVLAKPAVEAVENGDIQFVPKQYENMYFSWMRDIQDWCISRQLWWGHRIPAWYDNDGNVFVGRTEDEVRQENNLSADVALRQDEDVLDTWFSSALWTFSTLGWPENTDALRQFHPTSVMVSGFDIIFFWIARMIMMTMHFIKDEDGKPQIPFKTIYMTGLIRDDEGQKMSKSKGNVIDPLDMVDGISLEDLLEKRTGNMMQPQLAEKIAKRTAKQFPDGIEPHGTDALRFTLAALASTGRDINWDMKRLEGYRNFCNKLWNASRFVLMNTEDQDCGFNGGEMTLSLADRWILAEFNQTVKAFREALDSYRFDIAAGILYEFTWNQFCDWYLELAKPVMNGGNEAELRGTRNTLITVLEGLLRLAHPIIPFITETIWQRVKVIAGINADTIMLEPFPEFDAAKVDEAASADTEWLKQAIVAVRNIRAEMNIAPGKPLELLLRGCSEAAVRRVSENNTFLKTMARLESITVLPADEKGPVSVTKIIDGAELLIPMAGLIDKDAELARLAKEVAKVDVEIGKIEGKLANEGFVARAPEAVIAKERERLVAFADAKSKLIEQQAVIAAL is encoded by the coding sequence ATGGAAAAAACATATAACCCACGCGATATCGAACAGCCGCTTTACGAGCACTGGGAACAGCAGGGCTATTTCAAGCCTAACGGTGATGAAAGCAAAGAGTCCTTCTGCATCATGATCCCGCCGCCGAACGTCACCGGCAGTTTGCATATGGGTCATGCTTTCCAGCAGACCATCATGGACACCATGATCCGCTACCAGCGCATGCAGGGCAAAAATACCCTGTGGCAGGCGGGGACTGACCACGCGGGTATCGCGACCCAAATGGTGGTTGAGCGTAAAATTGCCGCTGAAGAAGGTAAAACCCGCCACGATTACGGTCGCGACGCGTTCATCGACAAAATTTGGCAGTGGAAAGCAGAATCGGGCGGAACCATTACCCGTCAGATGCGCCGTCTCGGCAACTCCGTGGATTGGGAGCGCGAGCGCTTCACCATGGATGAAGGCCTGTCCAATGCCGTGAAAGAAGTGTTCGTCCGTCTGTACAAAGAAGATCTGATTTACCGTGGCAAACGCCTGGTAAACTGGGATCCGAAACTGCGTACCGCCATCTCTGACCTGGAAGTGGAAAACCGTGAGTCAAAAGGCTCCATGTGGCACATCCGCTACCCGCTGGCCGACGGTGCAAAAACCGCAGACGGTAAAGATTATCTGGTGGTAGCGACTACCCGTCCGGAAACCCTGCTGGGCGATACCGGCGTGGCCGTTAACCCGGAAGATCCGCGTTACAAGGATCTGATCGGTAAATTCGTAGTGCTGCCGCTGGTTAACCGCCGTATTCCGATTGTTGGCGACGAACACGCCGACATGGAAAAAGGTACCGGTTGTGTGAAAATCACCCCAGCGCACGACTTTAACGACTATGAAGTCGGGCGTCGTCACGCCCTGCCGATGATCAACATTCTGACCTTTGATGGCGACATTCGCGAAAGCGCGGAAGTCTACGACACTAAAGGCGAAGAAACTGATGTTTACTCCAGCGCTATTCCGGCAGAGTTCCAGAAGATGGAACGTTTTGCCGCGCGTAAAGCGATTGTCGCTGCCGTGGACGCGCTCGGCCTGCTGAGCGATATCAAACCTCACGATCTGACCGTACCGTACGGCGACCGTGGCGGTGTGGTAATCGAACCCATGCTGACCGATCAGTGGTACGTGCGTGCCGACGTGCTGGCGAAACCGGCTGTTGAAGCGGTTGAGAATGGCGACATTCAGTTTGTGCCGAAGCAGTATGAGAACATGTATTTCTCCTGGATGCGTGATATTCAGGACTGGTGTATCTCCCGTCAGCTATGGTGGGGTCACCGCATCCCGGCGTGGTACGACAACGACGGTAACGTGTTTGTCGGTCGCACCGAAGACGAAGTGCGCCAGGAAAACAATCTGAGTGCCGACGTTGCCCTGCGTCAGGACGAGGACGTTCTCGACACCTGGTTCTCTTCCGCGCTGTGGACATTCTCCACCCTCGGCTGGCCGGAAAACACCGACGCGCTGCGTCAGTTCCATCCAACCAGCGTGATGGTTTCCGGCTTCGACATCATCTTCTTCTGGATTGCGCGCATGATCATGATGACCATGCACTTCATCAAAGACGAAGACGGCAAGCCGCAGATCCCGTTCAAGACTATCTACATGACTGGTCTGATCCGTGATGACGAAGGCCAGAAGATGTCAAAATCCAAGGGGAACGTCATTGACCCGCTGGATATGGTCGATGGTATCTCGCTGGAAGATCTACTGGAGAAACGTACCGGCAATATGATGCAGCCGCAGTTGGCAGAAAAAATAGCTAAGCGCACCGCGAAGCAGTTCCCGGACGGCATTGAGCCGCATGGTACCGACGCCCTGCGTTTCACCCTGGCGGCACTGGCTTCTACCGGCCGCGACATCAACTGGGACATGAAGCGTCTGGAAGGTTATCGTAACTTCTGTAACAAACTGTGGAACGCCAGCCGCTTCGTGCTGATGAACACCGAAGATCAGGATTGCGGCTTCAACGGTGGCGAGATGACGCTATCGCTGGCTGACCGCTGGATCCTGGCTGAATTCAACCAGACGGTGAAAGCGTTCCGCGAGGCGCTGGACAGCTACCGCTTCGATATCGCGGCAGGCATTCTGTATGAATTCACCTGGAACCAGTTCTGCGACTGGTATCTGGAGCTGGCGAAGCCGGTGATGAACGGAGGAAATGAGGCAGAATTGCGCGGCACGCGTAACACGTTAATTACCGTACTGGAAGGTCTGCTGCGTCTTGCGCATCCGATCATTCCCTTCATCACCGAAACCATCTGGCAGCGCGTGAAGGTCATTGCAGGCATCAATGCGGATACCATCATGCTGGAGCCATTCCCGGAATTCGACGCCGCTAAGGTTGATGAAGCCGCGTCAGCGGATACCGAGTGGCTGAAACAGGCGATCGTGGCGGTACGTAACATTCGTGCTGAAATGAACATTGCCCCGGGCAAACCGCTTGAGCTGCTGCTGCGCGGCTGCAGCGAAGCTGCCGTTCGTCGCGTCAGCGAGAACAACACCTTCCTGAAAACCATGGCGCGTCTGGAAAGCATCACCGTGCTGCCTGCGGATGAAAAAGGTCCGGTTTCCGTGACCAAAATCATCGACGGCGCTGAGTTGCTGATCCCAATGGCGGGCCTTATCGACAAAGACGCTGAGCTGGCTCGTCTGGCGAAAGAAGTGGCGAAAGTCGATGTGGAAATTGGCAAAATCGAAGGCAAACTGGCGAACGAAGGCTTTGTGGCCCGCGCGCCGGAAGCGGTCATTGCGAAAGAGCGTGAACGTCTGGTTGCCTTCGCCGATGCGAAGAGCAAGCTGATTGAGCAGCAGGCGGTTATTGCCGCGCTGTAA
- a CDS encoding TIGR01212 family radical SAM protein (This family includes YhcC from E. coli K-12, an uncharacterized radical SAM protein.) yields the protein MQLQKLVNMFGGDLLQRYGQKVHKLTLHGGFSCPNRDGTIGRGGCTFCNVASFADEAQQQHSIAEQLAYQARLVNRAKRYLAYFQAYTSTWAEVQVLRSMYQQAVSQANIVGLCVGTRPDCVPDAVLDLLCEYKEQGYEVWLELGLQTAHDKTLHRINRGHDFACYQRTTRLARQRGLKVCSHLIVGLPGEGQRHGLQTLEQVVETGVDGIKLHPLHIVKGSIMAKAWEAGRLCGIELDDYTVTAGEMIRHTPADVIYHRISASARRPTLLAPLWCENRWTGMVALDCYLHQHGVQGSALGRPWVPRLPTTTA from the coding sequence ATGCAGTTACAGAAATTAGTCAATATGTTTGGTGGGGATCTTTTGCAGCGTTACGGGCAAAAGGTGCATAAGCTGACGCTGCATGGCGGATTTAGCTGCCCGAATCGCGATGGCACCATCGGGCGCGGCGGCTGTACTTTCTGTAACGTGGCTTCATTTGCCGACGAAGCGCAGCAGCAACATTCGATTGCGGAGCAACTGGCGTATCAGGCGAGGCTGGTGAACCGGGCTAAGCGGTACCTGGCTTATTTTCAGGCCTACACCAGCACATGGGCGGAAGTACAGGTCCTGCGCTCGATGTATCAGCAGGCGGTGAGCCAGGCGAATATCGTGGGGCTGTGCGTCGGGACGCGCCCGGACTGCGTGCCGGATGCGGTGCTGGATCTGCTCTGCGAGTATAAAGAGCAGGGATACGAGGTCTGGCTGGAGCTGGGGTTACAGACCGCTCATGACAAAACGCTGCACCGGATCAATCGCGGACATGATTTCGCCTGCTACCAGCGCACCACGCGTCTTGCCCGTCAGCGCGGGCTAAAGGTCTGCTCACATCTGATTGTGGGTCTGCCTGGCGAAGGGCAGCGGCACGGTCTGCAGACGCTGGAACAAGTGGTTGAAACAGGCGTTGACGGTATCAAGCTGCATCCGTTGCACATTGTAAAGGGCAGCATTATGGCGAAAGCCTGGGAAGCCGGGAGGTTATGCGGGATTGAGCTCGACGACTATACGGTGACCGCAGGGGAGATGATTCGCCACACACCGGCGGACGTTATCTACCACCGCATTTCCGCCAGCGCACGGCGTCCCACGCTTCTCGCGCCGCTCTGGTGTGAGAATCGCTGGACGGGGATGGTAGCGCTTGACTGCTATCTGCACCAGCACGGCGTACAGGGGTCGGCCTTGGGGCGTCCGTGGGTGCCTCGCTTACCGACGACGACCGCCTAG
- the holC gene encoding DNA polymerase III subunit chi, with product MKNATFYLLDNDTHQDGLSAVEQLVCEIAAERWRAGKRVLIACEDEQQAIRLDEALWARPAESFVPHNLSGEGPRGGAPVEIAWPQKRNSSARDILISLRIGFADFATAFTEVVDFVPYEESLKQLARERYKAYRLAGFNLNTATWT from the coding sequence ATGAAGAATGCAACGTTCTACCTTCTGGACAACGACACGCATCAGGATGGCCTTAGCGCCGTTGAACAACTGGTGTGTGAAATTGCCGCAGAACGTTGGCGCGCAGGTAAACGCGTTCTTATCGCCTGCGAAGATGAACAGCAGGCTATCCGCCTGGATGAAGCGCTATGGGCGCGCCCGGCGGAAAGTTTTGTCCCGCATAATTTGTCCGGGGAAGGCCCGCGCGGCGGCGCACCGGTAGAAATCGCCTGGCCGCAAAAGCGCAACAGCAGCGCCCGCGATATTCTGATTAGCCTGCGGATAGGGTTTGCAGATTTTGCCACCGCTTTCACAGAAGTGGTAGACTTTGTCCCTTACGAAGAATCTTTGAAACAACTGGCGCGCGAACGCTATAAAGCGTACCGCCTGGCTGGTTTTAACCTGAATACGGCAACCTGGACATAA
- the ahr gene encoding NADPH-dependent aldehyde reductase Ahr, which produces MSKIKSYAAPQAGAELELYEYDAGDLKAEDVEVKVDYCGICHSDLSMIDNEWGFSQYPLVAGHEVIGHVVALGSAAQDKGLKIGQRVGIGWTARSCGHCDACISGNQINCLEGSVPTILNKGGFADKLRADWQWVIPLPDSIGIESAGPLLCGGITVFKPLLMHHVTATSRVGVIGIGGLGHIAIKLLHAMGCEVTAFSSNPAKEQEVLAMGADKVVNSRDPQALNALAGQFDLIINTVNVDLDWQPYFEALAYGGNFHTVGAVLKPLPVPAFTLIGGDRSVSGSATGTPFELRKLMKFAGRTKVTPTTELYPMSKINEALQHVRDGKARYRVVLKADF; this is translated from the coding sequence ATGTCGAAGATAAAAAGCTACGCCGCACCGCAGGCGGGTGCAGAACTTGAACTGTACGAGTACGATGCAGGCGATTTAAAAGCAGAAGACGTCGAAGTAAAGGTCGATTACTGCGGAATTTGCCACTCCGATCTGTCGATGATCGACAACGAATGGGGTTTCTCACAGTATCCGTTGGTTGCCGGACACGAAGTTATCGGTCACGTTGTGGCGCTCGGTAGCGCCGCGCAGGATAAAGGGCTGAAGATCGGCCAGCGTGTGGGCATTGGCTGGACGGCGCGTAGCTGTGGTCATTGCGATGCCTGTATCAGCGGCAACCAGATCAACTGCCTTGAAGGCTCCGTCCCCACCATCCTGAACAAGGGTGGTTTCGCCGATAAACTGCGTGCCGACTGGCAATGGGTTATCCCGCTGCCGGACAGCATTGGTATTGAATCCGCAGGCCCGCTGCTTTGCGGTGGGATCACCGTCTTTAAACCGCTGCTGATGCACCATGTCACCGCCACCAGCCGCGTGGGCGTGATTGGTATTGGCGGTCTGGGACATATTGCCATCAAACTGCTCCACGCCATGGGCTGCGAAGTTACCGCGTTCAGTTCGAACCCGGCGAAAGAGCAAGAAGTGCTGGCGATGGGTGCAGATAAAGTGGTGAACAGCCGCGATCCGCAGGCCCTGAACGCTCTTGCGGGTCAGTTCGATCTGATCATCAACACCGTCAACGTCGATCTCGACTGGCAGCCGTACTTTGAAGCGCTGGCCTATGGCGGTAATTTCCACACCGTGGGTGCGGTACTGAAGCCGCTGCCGGTTCCGGCGTTTACCCTGATCGGCGGCGATCGCAGCGTATCCGGCTCTGCAACCGGTACGCCATTCGAGTTGCGCAAGCTGATGAAGTTTGCCGGACGCACTAAAGTAACGCCAACCACCGAGCTGTATCCGATGTCGAAAATCAACGAAGCGCTCCAGCACGTGCGAGACGGCAAAGCCCGTTACCGCGTGGTGCTAAAAGCGGATTTTTAA
- a CDS encoding GNAT family N-acetyltransferase: protein MSVITPVATTMRRITEQDNPAIAAVIRTVSAEYGLTADKGYTVADPNLDELYQLYSQPDHAYWIIEQGGKVVGGGGIAPLSCSEPDICELQKMYFLPSVRGQGLAKKLALIALEHARTQGFKRCYLETTAFLKEAIGLYEHLGFTHIDTPLGCTGHVDCEIRMLKSL, encoded by the coding sequence ATGAGCGTGATTACCCCCGTCGCGACGACGATGCGTCGGATCACTGAGCAAGACAACCCGGCTATCGCGGCCGTTATCCGCACCGTCTCAGCCGAATACGGCCTGACCGCTGATAAGGGCTACACCGTGGCCGACCCGAATCTGGATGAGCTTTATCAGCTCTACAGCCAGCCTGACCATGCTTACTGGATTATTGAGCAGGGCGGTAAGGTTGTCGGTGGAGGCGGCATCGCGCCCTTGAGCTGCAGTGAACCAGACATTTGCGAATTGCAAAAAATGTATTTCCTGCCTTCCGTACGTGGGCAAGGGCTGGCAAAAAAGCTGGCGCTGATCGCCCTTGAACATGCCCGCACCCAGGGCTTTAAACGCTGTTACCTCGAAACCACCGCCTTCCTTAAAGAGGCTATTGGCCTGTATGAACACCTGGGCTTTACGCATATCGATACGCCGCTGGGCTGTACCGGCCACGTTGACTGTGAAATCAGGATGCTGAAAAGTCTATAA
- the gltB gene encoding glutamate synthase large subunit codes for MLYDKSLEKDNCGFGLIAHIEGEPSHKVVRTAIHALARMQHRGAILADGKTGDGCGLLLQKPDRFFRIVAEERGWRLAKNYAVGMLFLNQDPEKAAASRRIVEEELQRETLSIVGWRDVPTNEGVLGEIALSSLPRIEQIFVNAPAGWRPRDMERRLFIARRRIEKRLQDDKEFYVCSLSNLVNIYKGLCMPADLPRFYLDLADLRLESAICLFHQRFSTNTVPRWPLAQPFRYLAHNGEINTITGNRQWARARTYKFQTPLIPDLHDAAPFVNETGSDSSSMDNMLELLLAGGMDIVRAMRLLVPPAWQNNPDMDPELRAFFDFNSMHMEPWDGPAGIVMSDGRFAACNLDRNGLRPARYVITKDKLITCASEVGIWDYQPDEVVEKGRVGPGELMVIDTRGGRILHSAETDDDLKSRHPYKEWMEKNVRRLVPFEDLPDEEVGSRELDDDTLASFQKQFNYSAEELDSVIRVLGENGQEAVGSMGDDTPFAVLSSQPRIIYDYFRQQFAQVTNPPIDPLREAHVMSLATSIGREMNVFCEAEGQAHRLTFKSPILLYSDFKQLTTMQEEHYRADTLDITFDVTESTLEETVNALCDQAEQMVRNGTVLLVLSDRNIAKNRLPVPAPMAVGAIQTRLVDKSLRCDANIIVETASARDPHHFAVLLGFGATAIYPYLAYETLARLVDTRAIDKAYRAVMLNYRNGINKGLYKIMSKMGISTIASYRCSKLFEAVGLHDDVANLCFQGVISRIGGASFADFQQDLMNLSKRAWLARKPLDQGGLLKYVHGGEYHAYNPDVVRTLQQAVQSGEYHDYQQYAELVNNRPAATLRDLLAINPGDEAVSIDDVEPASELFKRFDTAAMSIGALSPEAHEALAEAMNSIGGNSNSGEGGEDPARYGTNKVSRIKQVASGRFGVTPAYLVSADVIQIKVAQGAKPGEGGQLPGDKVTPYIAKLRYSVPGVTLISPPPHHDIYSIEDLAQLIFDLKQVNPKAMISVKLVSEPGVGTIATGVAKAYADLITIAGYDGGTGASPLSSVKYAGCPWELGLVETQQALVANGLRHKIRLQVDGGLKTGLDIIKAAILGAESFGFGTGPMVALGCKYLRICHLNNCATGVATQDEKLRKNHYHGLPFKVTNYFDFIARETRELMAQLGVKRLVDLIGRTDLLKELDGFTAKQQKLELSKLLETAEPHPGKAVFCTEKNPPFDNGVLNAQLLQQAKSYVDAKQSKTFWFDIRNTDRSVGASLSGYIAQTHGDQGLAADPITAHFSGTAGQSFGVWNAGGVELILTGDANDYVGKGMAGGLLAVRPPVGSAFRSCDASIIGNTCLYGATGGRLFAAGRAGERFAVRNSGAITVVEGIGDNGCEYMTGGIVCVLGKTGVNFGAGMTGGFAYVLDESGDFRKRVNPELVEVLDVESLAIHEEHLRGLITEHVQHTGSSRGEEILANWPAFSSKFALVKPKSSDVKALLGHRSRSAAELRVQAQ; via the coding sequence ATGTTGTACGATAAATCCCTTGAGAAGGATAACTGTGGTTTCGGCCTGATCGCCCACATAGAAGGCGAACCTAGCCACAAGGTAGTGCGTACTGCTATTCACGCACTGGCCCGTATGCAGCACCGTGGCGCCATCCTGGCTGATGGTAAAACCGGCGACGGTTGCGGTCTGCTGCTGCAAAAACCGGATCGTTTCTTCCGCATCGTGGCGGAAGAGCGCGGCTGGCGTTTAGCCAAAAACTACGCTGTCGGTATGCTGTTCCTGAACCAGGATCCTGAAAAAGCTGCCGCCTCACGCCGCATCGTCGAAGAAGAACTTCAGCGTGAAACCCTGTCTATTGTTGGCTGGCGCGATGTACCAACCAATGAAGGGGTGCTCGGTGAAATCGCCCTCTCCTCGCTGCCTCGTATTGAACAGATTTTTGTTAATGCGCCTGCGGGCTGGCGTCCGCGCGATATGGAACGTCGCTTGTTTATCGCCCGTCGCCGCATTGAAAAACGTCTCCAGGACGATAAAGAGTTCTACGTTTGTAGCCTTTCCAACCTGGTGAACATCTATAAAGGTCTGTGTATGCCGGCTGACCTGCCACGCTTCTACCTGGACCTCGCAGACCTGCGTCTGGAATCGGCTATTTGCCTGTTCCATCAGCGCTTCTCCACCAATACCGTTCCACGCTGGCCGCTGGCTCAGCCGTTCCGCTATCTGGCGCACAACGGCGAAATTAACACCATCACCGGGAACCGTCAGTGGGCACGCGCCCGTACCTATAAATTCCAGACGCCACTGATCCCTGACCTGCACGATGCCGCGCCGTTTGTGAACGAAACCGGCTCTGACTCCAGCTCAATGGACAACATGCTGGAACTGCTGCTGGCGGGCGGGATGGATATCGTTCGCGCCATGCGTCTGCTGGTGCCACCGGCCTGGCAGAACAACCCGGATATGGATCCGGAGCTGCGTGCGTTCTTTGACTTCAACTCCATGCACATGGAGCCGTGGGATGGCCCGGCGGGCATCGTCATGTCCGACGGTCGTTTTGCCGCCTGTAACCTGGATCGTAACGGTCTGCGTCCGGCGCGCTACGTCATCACCAAAGACAAGCTCATTACCTGCGCCTCTGAAGTGGGTATTTGGGATTACCAGCCTGATGAAGTGGTCGAAAAAGGCCGCGTAGGACCGGGCGAACTGATGGTTATCGACACTCGCGGCGGGCGTATTCTGCACTCTGCCGAAACCGATGATGATCTGAAAAGCCGCCATCCGTACAAAGAGTGGATGGAGAAAAACGTTCGCCGTCTGGTGCCATTCGAAGATCTGCCGGACGAAGAGGTCGGCAGCCGCGAACTGGACGACGATACCCTCGCGAGCTTCCAGAAACAGTTTAATTACAGTGCGGAAGAGCTGGACTCGGTAATCCGCGTGCTCGGTGAAAACGGTCAGGAAGCGGTCGGTTCAATGGGTGACGATACCCCGTTTGCCGTGCTCTCCAGCCAGCCGCGCATTATTTACGACTACTTCCGTCAGCAGTTTGCACAGGTGACCAACCCGCCAATCGATCCACTGCGTGAAGCCCACGTCATGTCGCTGGCGACCAGCATCGGTCGCGAGATGAACGTCTTCTGCGAGGCAGAAGGCCAGGCGCATCGTCTGACCTTTAAGTCGCCGATCCTGCTCTACTCCGATTTCAAGCAGCTCACCACCATGCAAGAGGAGCACTACCGCGCCGACACGCTCGACATTACCTTCGACGTGACCGAATCGACCCTCGAAGAGACGGTGAATGCGCTGTGTGACCAGGCCGAACAGATGGTGCGTAACGGTACGGTTCTGCTGGTGTTGTCTGATCGTAATATTGCGAAAAACCGTCTGCCGGTACCTGCGCCAATGGCGGTGGGGGCTATTCAGACCCGTCTGGTAGATAAGAGCCTGCGCTGCGACGCCAACATCATTGTAGAAACCGCAAGCGCCCGCGACCCGCACCACTTTGCCGTGCTGTTAGGCTTTGGCGCGACGGCGATCTATCCGTATCTGGCCTACGAAACGCTGGCGCGCCTGGTGGATACCCGCGCGATCGACAAAGCGTATCGCGCAGTGATGCTGAACTACCGTAACGGCATCAATAAAGGTCTGTACAAGATCATGTCCAAAATGGGCATCTCGACCATCGCCTCTTACCGCTGCTCGAAGCTGTTTGAAGCGGTCGGTCTGCATGATGATGTGGCGAACCTGTGCTTCCAGGGCGTGATAAGCCGTATCGGCGGCGCGAGTTTTGCTGACTTCCAGCAGGATCTGATGAACCTGTCGAAACGCGCCTGGCTGGCACGCAAGCCGCTGGACCAGGGCGGTCTGCTGAAATACGTTCACGGCGGTGAATACCACGCCTACAACCCGGACGTCGTACGCACGCTGCAACAGGCGGTGCAGAGCGGCGAGTACCACGATTATCAGCAGTATGCGGAGCTGGTGAATAACCGTCCGGCGGCGACACTACGCGATCTGTTAGCGATCAACCCGGGCGATGAAGCCGTCAGCATCGACGACGTAGAGCCGGCGTCTGAGCTGTTCAAACGCTTCGATACGGCGGCGATGTCTATCGGCGCGCTGAGCCCGGAGGCGCACGAAGCGCTGGCTGAGGCGATGAACAGCATCGGCGGAAACTCCAACTCCGGTGAAGGCGGTGAAGATCCTGCCCGTTATGGTACCAACAAAGTGTCCCGTATTAAGCAGGTGGCGTCCGGTCGCTTTGGCGTGACGCCAGCGTATCTGGTCAGCGCCGACGTGATTCAGATTAAAGTCGCTCAGGGTGCTAAACCGGGCGAAGGCGGTCAGTTGCCGGGTGATAAAGTCACCCCGTACATCGCCAAACTGCGCTACTCGGTGCCGGGCGTGACGCTGATCTCCCCGCCGCCGCACCACGATATCTACTCTATCGAGGATTTGGCGCAGCTAATTTTCGACCTGAAACAGGTCAACCCGAAAGCGATGATCTCCGTGAAGCTGGTTTCCGAACCGGGCGTCGGCACCATTGCCACCGGGGTGGCAAAAGCCTACGCCGACCTAATCACCATTGCCGGTTACGACGGGGGGACCGGCGCAAGCCCGCTCTCTTCTGTGAAATACGCGGGTTGCCCGTGGGAGCTCGGCCTGGTGGAAACCCAGCAGGCGCTGGTGGCGAACGGTCTGCGTCATAAGATCCGTCTGCAGGTGGACGGCGGTCTGAAAACCGGTCTTGATATCATTAAAGCCGCGATCCTGGGCGCAGAGAGCTTCGGCTTTGGTACCGGCCCAATGGTTGCGCTCGGCTGTAAATACCTGCGTATTTGCCACCTGAACAACTGCGCAACCGGTGTGGCAACCCAGGACGAAAAACTGCGTAAGAACCACTACCACGGCCTGCCGTTTAAAGTGACCAACTACTTTGACTTCATCGCCCGCGAGACCCGCGAACTGATGGCGCAGCTGGGTGTTAAACGCCTGGTAGACCTGATTGGCCGTACCGACCTGCTCAAAGAGCTGGACGGTTTCACTGCCAAACAGCAGAAGCTTGAGCTGTCGAAACTGCTGGAAACGGCAGAGCCGCATCCTGGCAAAGCGGTGTTCTGCACTGAGAAGAACCCGCCGTTTGATAACGGTGTCCTGAACGCGCAGCTATTGCAGCAGGCAAAATCGTACGTGGATGCTAAGCAGAGCAAAACATTCTGGTTTGATATCCGCAACACCGATCGCTCCGTCGGCGCATCGCTCTCCGGTTACATTGCCCAGACGCACGGTGACCAGGGTCTGGCAGCCGATCCGATTACCGCGCACTTCAGCGGTACTGCGGGCCAGAGCTTCGGCGTCTGGAACGCGGGCGGCGTGGAGCTTATCCTTACCGGCGATGCCAATGACTACGTCGGCAAAGGCATGGCAGGCGGTCTGCTGGCGGTGCGTCCACCGGTCGGTTCTGCTTTTCGCAGCTGTGATGCCAGCATCATCGGTAACACCTGTCTGTACGGCGCCACCGGCGGCCGTCTGTTTGCGGCAGGCCGTGCGGGGGAACGTTTTGCGGTGCGTAACTCCGGAGCTATCACCGTGGTGGAAGGTATCGGCGATAACGGCTGTGAATACATGACGGGCGGTATTGTCTGCGTACTGGGCAAAACCGGGGTGAACTTCGGCGCCGGTATGACGGGCGGCTTCGCCTACGTACTGGATGAAAGCGGCGATTTCCGCAAACGCGTGAACCCGGAACTGGTTGAAGTGCTGGACGTGGAGTCCCTGGCTATCCACGAAGAACATCTGCGCGGTTTGATTACCGAACACGTGCAGCATACCGGTTCTTCGCGCGGCGAAGAGATCCTGGCGAACTGGCCGGCGTTCTCCTCAAAGTTCGCGCTGGTTAAACCAAAGTCCAGCGATGTTAAAGCCCTCCTGGGTCACCGTAGTCGTAGCGCAGCAGAGCTGCGTGTGCAGGCGCAGTAA